The Streptomyces agglomeratus genome includes the window AAGAGCCGATCTCGCCGCGGCTGGCATTGGTGATGAAGCCGAGGCGTCGGTAGAACGCGTGCAGCCGATCCGGGGCCCCGCCGAAATTGCCGCTTGGACCGAGCGCCACCGGCACACCGTGCAGGTCGGCCGCGGCGGTGATGCGCTCCATGACGCGCGTGCCGATCCCGTTCCCTCGCTCGCTCTCCGGGAGGACGATCCAAAACAGCACGAGATACGGACCGCGATCGAGTCCGAGTTCAAGCCGCACGCTCGGGTTGCTGGTCCGTATCCCCTCGGCCAGGGCATCGGCCCATGACTTCGGTGCTTGGTCCATGAACGCTCCTTTCGATTCGATCGG containing:
- a CDS encoding GNAT family N-acetyltransferase, which encodes MDQAPKSWADALAEGIRTSNPSVRLELGLDRGPYLVLFWIVLPESERGNGIGTRVMERITAAADLHGVPVALGPSGNFGGAPDRLHAFYRRLGFITNASRGEIGSSKESMIRAPRQLAAR